TGTCTACTTATAATAAATGGCATTTGATTCTATAAGCATATATCTGATCATTGATAAATTCGGTATATCATTTATATATTTTCGATACGAAATTCCCGTTCTGATATTCAGTCTACGATGTGTCATGAGGAAGATGTGCTCATTCATTGGAAGAATAACCGCAGTTGAATCTCCTCTTTAGGCTCCTTGTGAAATAATTGCGAGTCTGGGTTCGACTAACTCACACGCAGTGCTTGAGATTGATAAAGTTTCCATCTTTTGACAGATAGGTGAACAAATGCAGAGACGATTCAATCGACAAAAGTATACCGTGAAATAAtgcggacaaagtcacaaccggaTCAGACTTCAAAACCCGACACTGGGAAGACCAAGCCGTCATTATATGAGAACaaaagtcacaacctatcaaATAAGTGCGTGGAATCAGGGCAACTTATCAGTTATGTTGTGGACAAGCTGATGATATCGCAATCGGACACTGGGAAGACCAAGCGGCAAAAGAATGAAATAGAAGTCACAACCTTTCAAATATGTGTGTAATCACAACCGGGTCAATCTAAATCctgatgatgtcacaatcagacacTGGGAAGACCAAGCCGTAGATGAATGAATTGAAGTCTCTGCCCATAAAATATGTAGCCTACATGTGTGAAGTCACGAACGGAAACTTGATTTGGACAAATCAACGACTGAAATAACGTCCAGCTTGTGTatgtcagagagaagttagCTCAATCCAAGGAAAAGGTCAGGGCCTTTCACAAAAGTCATCCCTAGCAGATATACAACATAGGGCCAcggtatatatatatcaatcCGTTGGACATTTGAGTTTGGGAATGTTCCAATGATCATATGTCAAATAACTATAAAATCAATCACCAGTCTGATTAAACAGACCTGGATGATGTCAACAATTGAATCCTCAACTAATTGAATGGTTTTGATTATGGGATCCTCAACAATACATTCATGGTGTAGACAATTCCACGTTTAAACAGCCATTATCAGTCGTGGCTACGAAAATGTATTGACTCAGCCGTTGAGTCACCACTCACGACACGGAATAATGTAAATTGAACAGCTGTTTCTTTCTGCTCTGGAGACAGGTGGAAATACACTGGTTGTGATGAATAATGTATGCTTTCAATTGACAGATTTACTTTCTGGCTGATTTGCGCATGATGAATGCAATGATGTGTGCTCTACATATAGGATGACAGGGCATCTCAACAACACCATGGCTGAAAAGTGGGAAGATAGAACTGATGCCACCGTGGTAGATAATGCCCTCAACATAGCAGTATCGGTAGTCACTGCCAGTACTCAGTTGGGGTTGCGACAAGTTTAGAGGCCACGGAGGGCCAACAGCTTCCCCTTTCCAAGATGTTGATCAATTGCTAAGAGAGTCAAGGAGATGACTGGGTACCCACACTATGACCAGTCACATCTCAGAACCCGCACACGCCCGCCATTAACAGGCAATAAAGTAATTCTTACAAAAAGTAAATAATTTATTGTTTAATTGCAATTTGTCATGAAATACACGCAAGCACCATTTCAATCTCACATCGTGTGGTAGCGGTCTATTGCAAAATTCAGATCCAAACATGGGCTATCCATGACAGGCACAGCTAGTCTACATGTCTACGATACTTGTACCACAAGTTATAAATAAAATCATATCAATCATCTTTGTGCACAAATCATGATTTTAAGGCTCGGATAAATACAGCAGGTATCAAAAGTGAGCTCATGTCATAATGAatacatttcatcaaaacaaaagtacaaaaatatGCACTTAAAACATGCAATCTGATTAAGTTAGGAAGCCACCTACATACTTTCCTAATAGACTTCAACATGCTTGTAGTAAAATAATCTCAATTCGTCCCAAAATACTAAACTCAGTATAGAATGAGGCGCCAAACGAATCAGTGATGCTGCCCATCCTTTGTAAAATCCAAACAGGCCTTCCTTCCTGAAGATTTTTTGAAAACAGTCAAAAAGATTCCGATAGAGCACTCCGCGTCCTTTGGCATCGACTTCTTGATTGTAAAGACGCGTCGTTACAACATCTGGAGGGGTCATGACAGCAACCACAGCAAATCCACCAAGTACACTTGCTATAAACGCATTCATTGTGCTGTCCTTCTTGAACACCTTAAAGGAAATAATTTAATGATGGATTGATGGCAAAAAGAAGTGGGCCTACTATCCTCCATGATGAAGACTGTGAAGTTCTCACATCTTCTTTTTCAATTATTAGTGTGACACCACAAGCTTTTAAAGAAATCGAAATTTTGGAATCAAAATGGCTGACCCCTACCCTAGATGAAAATCATCTCTCACAGCATCAAGCAACTTTGAAATGATCCTTAAGTCAAGAAGGTCTGTCATTAAATCCCCAAAGAGGAGGTAAATCGTTCAAATGCATGAATCAATTTAGACAATTACCTCTTTAGTCTCCATCCAATGTTTTATATATGAGAATGTTGACAACTGCATGGCAGATCCAATCATCACCCGGGTTACAGCTGCATCAACTCCTCTCCATAGGCccttcactccttccttcttgTAAATTTTCCTGAAGCCCAGTGACATGGTTGAGTGCTGATGCTGATGACCAACAGCAATCTCGGAATGTGTCGTTCGGTTTTGGAGATGGGTTTTTACCTGCAATCAAATACTTTTGTCTCATTTTTTTAAAGGAGTGTAAAGATTAAGTCTGGGGCTATTCTGTACTTTGAAATCACACTTCACTTCTTGGCACTAAATCTTCCAAGAACTTGTCTGAAGATAGAATTCTTTGTCAGAAATGATATGAGTAACATGAtactgatcatcatcatcatagatAGAATCTTGATTCAGTGAAATTTTTTATTCTACTTTCAGTAATCAGAAGAGTTGCATTCACCTACCAGATAGAATGGGCTTCCAAATGCAGCACCAACACATCCAGATACAGCACCAGCAACAACCATTCGAGGAAAACTTGGAGTGCCATTTGCATCTTTTGTGAATCCTCTGTTCGTCAGAACTTGGAACGTTCCAAGCCGTAAACTGTTCATTACTAACTGGTAGTATAAGGCAGGCACGAGCCCTCTTTGTAAGGCTGTAACACCATCACATTTTGCTATTACATAGAATGCATGGAATACATTTCTGTAGTGTTTAGTGTACATGCCCCTGGCAAGAAGTTCACCCTGGATTTGCATCCTTGTTTTTACGACCTCCAGAGGGTTGGTGAAGAAGCCCGCTCCACAAGCGGCCATTCCACCTAAAACAAATTCTACGCAATTGTTAGGCATCTCTGGGTCAACATCAATACATACATGGGGTTGCTTTTAGCTGTCAGAGTAATCTGAGGCTCTATGCAGTAAATTTAGATCAggtattttcatagtttttgtacaaaaatattTCGTTGTTATCGTCGTTTCTGCGACGGCCGCTTGTCCATCACCATTGCAGCTTCATACATTGATCTAAAACCAAAAAACTCCGCTATTCgattttattgataaaattaaTCAAGCGAATTAATTGATTGTTTGGTATGAGTATTATTTAAGACAACCTAAATGAgatatgtttgatattttgataccaACAAATCTGCTCAGCTTGCCAAAAACAGATTTTTACTGGCGTCCACTGTTTTCGAATTGGTGGTTGTcatcaagatggcggcgcctTCGGACGACGATCGCCAATTTTCATCAGATCTTTATGCCCGTTTACAAGTTTCCAAAGAGGTGAATCAAATCGGAATGTCCTAAAAACAGACGTTTAATGGCTAAATAATTCGTGTTTCGTATTTCACGAAAAACGCTGTTTGCAGTTCAAAGTTATGAGCTTTCAAACCAAGCTTACGTAATTTTGCATGTTTTCGTAATGCATTGCGTGCATGCATGCCGGGTTGCATGAGTGCATGCAGTACACCATATATATGTATACTGCACACCAGTCTGACCGTTGGGAGTTGGTCAGGGGCTAACAACAAACGATGCTGTATATTTGGGCCGTGTCAAAAGCCAACAAGATCATTTTTTCAGGTGGAAATGTCACTTAAACTGGTCTCAACCTAAACAAACTTTGCCGATCCCCACCATCTAGACTATTGTAATACAACACTACAGTCCCGGGTATGCCGATGGTATggtttgcgcataactgacaAATccgctaacagagccagcaaatgacgtaaatcGGGTGTGcaacgtcatttgctggctctgttagctgattggtcagttctGCGCAAAGCCGTGCGCAGCATtccatcgtcatatccgggacGGAAgttcttaagtgtcgtatatcataGTTGGTTAAAAGAAGTTACAGTAATATATGAATTATAAGCAATACATCGATTTCAGGCCACCCCTGAAGAAATAAACAATGCATTTCGACGACTCAGCAAGATCTACCATCCAGACAAACACTCAATTGATCCGCAGAGGAAGGAGCAAGCAGAGATGATGTTCAACAAGATAAAATACTCTCATGAAGGTAATTTTACAACAATATCTTGCATATATTCCAGTAAGAGGGGTCATTCAAATATCGATCACAGGGCTAaatgtgatccgtcacagcaaaaccaggcgcatgtcgctctgagcttggcaggttgagacggattgtttgttcatttctctattgtctgccttttgtgaaatatgagcacatcaatttctcccattatcttctggtgtcatttaggctcatcttctgtgcgacatgcgcctggttttggtgtgacgaGTCACAAATGTTGCTTTTGAAAGGTGCTGCATATCCCTGGATATTTGGGGAAAAGGAGAGATATATCGGCAATATTCCACATATAACTCAGCAAAATTTGTACAGAGATGGCTGCCAATCACAAAACCCCTAATGATGGTGGCTCCTCATTGCAGTTCTGATGGATCCCCACAAGAGAGCGATATATGACACGTTAGGATTGAAGGCTATCGAGACAGATGGATGGGAGGTAAGCACGTCAGGTGTTCAATTGAACTAGTTCAACTGCTAAAAAACGACTAAAGATACTGCATAATTATAATCTAGTAAACTGTTTTCTGGGTCTCGTTGGCAAAACTTTTGGGGTATATACTCTTTGCTCGACAACATACTCCGTAAGTGACTAAAATTTGCGGAGTGGCGTCCTGTGTGTAAAGCCGTTTCAGCTAGGGGAAGAAtgtggctacatgtatatatatttcaaaattacaATTAAAATTCATGTTAATAATATACTTGCAGGTTGTCCCAAGGACGAAAACACCATCAGAGATTCGGGAAGAGTACGAACGTCTAGCTCAGGAAAGGGAGGAACGAAGGCTGAACCAGCGAACTAATCCGAGGGTCAGTCCCAGGGTTTTTAACCCAGATGAGAAAGAGTAGAACAACTCTCgaaggacaccctctttattcagtacacttgttttggtcccaaattggttgtttccattctttttgtccactctaatcaggacacctctcttataatGACACCAATGCCCAGTCTCATGGATGTCTGCAATAAAGAGGTTGTACTTTTACATTCCCTTTATGGGGAACATTGAGTTATGTCAAAGTGATGAATTGTTTTGGTGCAGATTCAAAATTAGGTGAGGGTGGAGACGAGAACAGTCAGATCATCTTTCAGTGGCCTTATCGTTTCCATTGACCATTCCAGGGGAACATCAATATTGGAATTGATGCTACAGATGTGTTTGATCGATATGAAGCTGATGATTATGGGTAAGGTTATGTGACTTATACAAATATGTGCATGGTCATGCTCTTGATTGTTTATAACAGCAGTGCATTAGAGGGAGTATTTCTCTGGCCTATCACCCCATACATCCTTATCAACTCCAAACTTAAAGATAGTATGACATAGATTTCCCTCATTTTCCCCATAGATGCTACTTATGGGACCACTCCTTGTGCCCTGAGATCAGTCGAGTGGATTTTAAACAGAAAGTCTTATCAGTTTTTGCAAATCTAggttattttcacaatttgcgAAAATGAAACTCCTGCAATAATTTGGCAGTTCACAGAATAGGAGTTGCCATTCAGGTTGtctgaaaggaaaaaaaattgtgctttcaacattttgaatttaaatGTGGTCCTGACTTGGATATACTGCTGACCAGATGAAGGAAGAATTTTACCTTCTTCCAGGTCAATGTTTCCCACAGTTGAAATCCGCAACATGTCGATAGCACAGTCAGTTGAGTGTCCATTGACTTCAAAAGATACCGCGACTCTTGGTGGTTCTCTACACACTCAGAATGGCACTGGCGGTGGTAGTATGTCGGCTGCTGTACGCCGGATCATCTCGGAGAAGAGTTGGGCGGAGGTAGGTCTTTTacatcctcccatagcaggccttTGTATCATTCTTAAAATACACTCAACCAAAGCCCTGCTGAAATTGGTCTGAATTGAATGACAAACTGAATTGACTAATTAAAAAACTTTCCATATTGATATTCCACCAGTATCTTTACTCTGATTCTTGCACTGTCCTAAATTGGACCTGAGCAAAAGACGGATGTTTCAACGTCGTTTCAAAGTCGTAGGCAATCAGCACGGCTTCAGAAAACAACTTCATTATTGCCGCCTTCTGCACAAGTTTGATCAGCAATGTACAGTTTATCAATGAGAAAACGTTTCGTAAAGGATGTGCAACCACGGCATTTTCACAGCCGACAAGAATGAACTTCTATTGAATATTTGTGTGCTTTGAAAAGATCTCTTTAATGTATACTTTCTTTTCTCTAATTGCAGTTAGAGGTCTCAGGAGGAAGCGGGCCAGCAGTTCATCTCAAAGGTTTTAGAACGTTACATAAAAGAATGTTTGGTACGATGGCAGGAATGTTGCAGTTTACACCACATGGGCTGAGACCAAGTCTGCAAtcaagtaagatgttggtaatATTCAGCATCGTAGTCATTGAGTATTTTTGCTTTGTCTCAATTGATTCAGCTAGATCTTATCATAAACTGAAATGTTGTCTTTTACTCTTGTGTTATACCAGGTTGTGGCTATGGCCTTTTGGGCTCATGATCTAAAGGTTTTAAGTTCAACATAGTCTCTGAAGGATCATCTGTGTTTTATctctgtgtccttgggcaagacacctaACTCAATATTGCTTTGTCCTTTAAATGAGACATCCACTTGGACAGTAGCTTGAATTAATCCTCTCCCTGGTCAAAGATAGAAGAACTCTTCCTGCTTGAAATAGGTTTTGTGGATGGCAATAGGCTGGTTGAGCTTGGAAGCCTCATTGTTTTTATAGGGTATTGTACTTTTCTTTCTACGTGTTCTATCATATAACCCTTGTTATATTTTGATCTGTTTCAGTGGTAGCTGTGACGTTAGATAAAAATTTTCAAGGTCGTTTGACGTGGAATGTTGGCCATCCTTCCTCTATGAATACATCTGTAGTCTGGGAAAATCCTAGTCATCGAGCCGTGTGTGCGGTTCAGGTAAGAATTGTAACTTTAAAGACTCCCACACCTATAAATAAGAGGCTAAGCATGATCAGGTCCATAGAGCAACTTCATTCGAAAACATTTACTATTCCCAACTTTAAACATCAATGATTAATCATGATATACTGGTAGTAATATATAATTTCTATCTCTAATTTAAGTTGGGTGTGCCAAGTAGTTTTATCTCATGTAGTTACTCCAAGAAATTCCTCGAGGAGGATGCAAGATTAAAAGTTGCGCTGAAGTAAGTAAAATTTTAATTGAATAGTCATGTGTACAGGGAGCTATAAGTCCCCTTATTTCGGAACAAGCAGGTCAAATTGTGATTGGTTTTATGTAAGGATTTGCTTTGGTATCAAAATACCCATGCCTAACTTGTGAAAGGATGGAATTATATACTGTGTTGGTGCTATTGAGCTGCTTCTGTCacacataggcctataataAGGTACGACAGGCCATTTGTACATGCACCCCTTACCCAGTATATAGAAGGAAACATTGAGATAACAATTAATATATTTGCCTTTGCAGATTTGGAACCTTTGGTGCGATAGTAGAATATGGAGGAGAAaaaaagattactcaatttagTGTACTGGGGGCTTCCCTTGTGATTGGGGTGCCCACGGGGGTGCTACTCAAAATCAAGTAAGAGTTTGTTATGATTTTTGAATTGGTTTTATGTGCTGCATTGTTCATGGCCCAAGAAAGATCAGTCTTGATGGCAGATCATTGTGAAATGCTCTGAAAACGAGTGGTTTAAATTGCTACAACCTGCAATTATAATCACTGATATGTGCGATAGAAAGATCTCGCATCTGCGGGTCTTGACGGTCATTTTATCCCCAATTAGCAATTGACAACATCTTTTCTTgtatttttaaagattttcaaaGATGCGCATCAATCTGTAGAACAGGTCACACGTGATGTTGAAAATGTCCATTTTGATTCTTAGTTTTATCGACTATTTTCTCGTTTTTAGACTTAATCGAGGTAACCAAAGTTTCATGGTTCCTATCCATCTATCAGAGGAGATCAGTCCAAGTGCAATTTTATATGGGACCATTGTGCCATTAGCTGCATTCTACATCATTAAGAAATTAATCATTACTCCAATTTTGGATCAAGAAAAGGAGAGGTGAGACTCTTTGATAAGAAAAAAAGTTTGATCAGATATCTAACAGATGTAAACATCAGAAGTTGAGGCCAAAGGGTGTCTCATGATACTCATATGAGACAAATTTGGTCTCAAGAGAAAGAAGTGATGTTATGATAAATTTTACTTTGACACTTTTATCTTAGGCTAAAGGGTGTCTCATAATACTCACATGAGGCAAATTTGGTTTCATGAGAAGGAAGTAACACTTCGATAAACAAACTTACTTTTATGCTGCTGTTGTTAATTCAGGGACATTGAaaggaagaaagaaatgaatgcTGAGATAATTCGAGAGCGACGGAAGGAAGCTGAGGCTGCTGTAAGTCCCtgtttctttttcactgtaaatatttgttttcaaaggtggCAAGTTGGTTGGATCTTTGACTTCGCCTCTACCAAGTTTAGCAATGACAATGGAATTTCAAACTAAAAATAGAAGATGCGTGTTTCCGTAATCATAGCCATACTAATTCTTTGGCATTGAAATGGAGTGGCGTGTATTCATAAAACTTGTGTCTTTTCGTTTTAGAGAGAACTCATGAAGGAAACCACTGACCGAATACGAACGACTGAGGAGCAGAAGAAAGGCTTAGTGGTGGTCAAGGCTATCTATGGAAAATTAGTCTCTTCTGATTCAAGGTAAAATTTGGTATAATTAATGTCAACCTTGGAGTCATTCTATTAGATACAAAGAATCAAGTGTTGGCAGTGACGTTAAATTGGTGCATGAGCAACCTTGCTCTACAGGGAAATGTACAGGATACACAAAAACtcaaataagacaaaatttTCTCAACAGATGTTTTTGACGGATGTGATCATTCCCAGATGTTAAATAGTTTTTGAATCTGTTTTTTCAGCGATATAGATGATAGTCAATGTATAGATGTGACCGACCCCATCCAAGCTTGCGTAAATGGCTCAAAATTAGTCTTGCCTGCCGAACAATCAAAGAGTGGCTTGCCAGGATTTTACGATCCATGTTTAGGCGAGGAAAAGGTTCTATATATACGATACAAATTTAGGGAACAACTTCATCATGTGACTATAGGCGATATGGAAGAAATTAGGTGTCCATTAGCAAGTAAGTGCAGCAGAAAAGGTTGGCAAAACGATTAGAGCACAAGGCTCACGATCAGAAGGTTATTGATTCAATCAGTCTTAATAGGTTCCAGTCGAAAGCAGACCAGCATTCAGGATGGTATATTTCAGCTCCAATAATTATTGCCACCTCGCATGCTTTGAAATATGACTTTCGGGACCTTACATGTCTCTCTGTTTCCTATTTCAGGACACGTTATGACGAATGGCAGCGTGAGCTAGGACAATGTTATTCTTCTAGGAAATGAAAGGAGGCTCCCTTGAAATGCATTGCCTTTTGGACTGTACAACGAGTATTTGATACTTAGCTCTGTAGTTAAATGACAATGAATAAGCAACTGATAGTCCGTCTATACTATCAGCAGCAGTGTATAAAGGGCAATATTCATCTGCCTAACTTGACTACGTACAGTTCCATATTGTGAACAGAGGCTTGCTCAGATTTGAGTGACTCCAATACACAGCTTGTCCAAAAGATGGCATCACTCAAAAAGAAATGTATTTCGGAGAATTCCATGTTGATTTATTGTTTTGTGTTCTTCATCTTGAAGACAACGTCTTTCGACTCTTTGGTGTTTTATCTGGTGCATAGTTATAGGAAAGTTGTAAATATCAATCAGAAATACTTCCCATGGAATTGGGTGCATTTTATATAATAAAAAATTAACATGACTAAAGTTGATGACTTCCGTTGTGATTGACAAGTTTCGTTTGAGAGGATATCAGCAGAATTAGAAACACCCACCTCGACTTTTTCTTGTTGACTTGAATAGCACCTTGATTACACGCAATGTGTGCGGGAAACGGGTGTAACCTTatgaaaaagatctcagattcaccatggtaaaatcagagtttaccatgctcataTTAGTCTTATATTCCCTTTAAATGTAGCTGGGGTTGATAagaccttggtggtcaagatgccccAAAGCTGGAATGTCACATCTTCATCCCTGTGGACC
The sequence above is a segment of the Lineus longissimus chromosome 12, tnLinLong1.2, whole genome shotgun sequence genome. Coding sequences within it:
- the LOC135496458 gene encoding solute carrier family 25 member 35-like produces the protein MPNNCVEFVLGGMAACGAGFFTNPLEVVKTRMQIQGELLARGMYTKHYRNVFHAFYVIAKCDGVTALQRGLVPALYYQLVMNSLRLGTFQVLTNRGFTKDANGTPSFPRMVVAGAVSGCVGAAFGSPFYLVKTHLQNRTTHSEIAVGHQHQHSTMSLGFRKIYKKEGVKGLWRGVDAAVTRVMIGSAMQLSTFSYIKHWMETKEVFKKDSTMNAFIASVLGGFAVVAVMTPPDVVTTRLYNQEVDAKGRGVLYRNLFDCFQKIFRKEGLFGFYKGWAASLIRLAPHSILSLVFWDELRLFYYKHVEVY
- the LOC135496457 gene encoding dnaJ homolog subfamily C member 11-like translates to MAAPSDDDRQFSSDLYARLQVSKEATPEEINNAFRRLSKIYHPDKHSIDPQRKEQAEMMFNKIKYSHEVLMDPHKRAIYDTLGLKAIETDGWEVVPRTKTPSEIREEYERLAQEREERRLNQRTNPRGNINIGIDATDVFDRYEADDYGSMFPTVEIRNMSIAQSVECPLTSKDTATLGGSLHTQNGTGGGSMSAAVRRIISEKSWAELEVSGGSGPAVHLKGFRTLHKRMFGTMAGMLQFTPHGLRPSLQSMVAVTLDKNFQGRLTWNVGHPSSMNTSVVWENPSHRAVCAVQLGVPSSFISCSYSKKFLEEDARLKVALKFGTFGAIVEYGGEKKITQFSVLGASLVIGVPTGVLLKIKLNRGNQSFMVPIHLSEEISPSAILYGTIVPLAAFYIIKKLIITPILDQEKERDIERKKEMNAEIIRERRKEAEAARELMKETTDRIRTTEEQKKGLVVVKAIYGKLVSSDSSDIDDSQCIDVTDPIQACVNGSKLVLPAEQSKSGLPGFYDPCLGEEKVLYIRYKFREQLHHVTIGDMEEIRCPLARHVMTNGSVS